A single window of Methylacidimicrobium sp. AP8 DNA harbors:
- a CDS encoding cytochrome C yields the protein MSRRRILASAAVLPLLWCLSAGADSGPAGGNGLSEAGVYTLDSSGLIAPICPYPGNTGPTYSVGAYPLAPTPLRRGKGQELVESYCSICHSVTLISAQPRFPAEIWKKEVEKMIHLGAPIPPELAAQIVDYLQQNYGLMPNKEDPPRDPATKPAP from the coding sequence ATGAGCCGGCGCCGGATTTTGGCGTCCGCGGCGGTGCTCCCGCTCCTTTGGTGCTTGTCGGCCGGCGCCGACTCCGGCCCCGCAGGCGGAAACGGGCTTTCCGAAGCCGGGGTCTACACCCTCGATTCCAGCGGGCTGATCGCTCCGATCTGCCCGTATCCGGGGAATACGGGTCCGACCTACTCGGTGGGGGCTTATCCCCTGGCGCCCACCCCCTTGCGGCGCGGGAAAGGGCAGGAGCTGGTCGAAAGCTACTGCTCCATCTGCCACAGCGTCACTCTTATCAGCGCCCAGCCCCGCTTCCCGGCCGAAATTTGGAAGAAGGAGGTCGAGAAGATGATCCACCTGGGGGCTCCGATTCCCCCGGAGCTGGCCGCGCAGATCGTCGATTATCTCCAGCAGAACTACGGGCTAATGCCGAATAAGGAGGATCCTCCGCGGGATCCTGCGACGAAGCCGGCTCCCTGA
- a CDS encoding molybdopterin-dependent oxidoreductase, whose amino-acid sequence MSYQEHRYSDAGEPAASLYSRRQAIRILTGLLGTGFPLARAIGSENSSADPSDPLLPDPHWNPALPLAQMPQKLPLVRFSDRPIVLGTPRPFFESILTPNAAFFVRYHLDVIPNAIDLSRWRLSIRGNVSRPLEFSFEELVSRFEPVSVVAVNQCTGNSRSRFSPRVPGTQWGNDGMGNARWTGVRLMDLVRRAGLRAGTVALRFQGLDSGRSPEGTPAHSFAKSLDTDDPILEECILAYLMNGEPLPMLNGFPLRLVVPGRFSTCWVKHLSSIEALSEPDRSHWMVDAYRLPDNPLHTTTPAEVAAGKLLTIAATSTPMPVRSFFVRPDGSSKLVARLPIEIKGIAFSGCGGIRSVEVSTDRGRSWRTARLDSELGPYSFRGWRLSWTPPRPGVYELRCRATDNQGQTQPAEPIWNPGGYAWNAIETQTVYVGEAA is encoded by the coding sequence ATGTCATATCAAGAGCATCGATACTCCGATGCGGGCGAGCCTGCCGCTTCCCTCTACTCCCGCCGGCAGGCCATCCGGATCCTGACCGGGCTGCTCGGCACCGGCTTTCCGCTGGCACGCGCGATCGGCTCTGAGAACAGCAGCGCCGATCCTTCCGATCCGCTTCTCCCCGATCCGCACTGGAATCCGGCGCTTCCGCTGGCGCAAATGCCCCAGAAACTCCCGCTCGTTCGCTTCAGCGACCGGCCGATCGTTTTGGGAACCCCGCGCCCCTTCTTCGAATCGATCCTCACGCCCAACGCGGCCTTCTTCGTCCGCTACCATCTCGACGTGATCCCCAATGCGATCGATCTTTCCCGCTGGCGGCTGTCCATCCGCGGCAACGTCTCCCGGCCGCTCGAGTTTTCTTTCGAGGAATTGGTCTCCCGGTTCGAACCCGTCTCGGTGGTCGCCGTCAACCAGTGCACCGGGAACTCCCGCAGCCGCTTCTCCCCCCGCGTCCCGGGAACGCAGTGGGGAAACGACGGAATGGGCAACGCCCGCTGGACCGGGGTTCGGCTCATGGATCTGGTCCGCCGGGCGGGACTGCGGGCGGGGACGGTGGCTCTCCGCTTTCAAGGGCTGGACTCCGGCCGGAGCCCGGAAGGCACCCCGGCTCACTCCTTCGCGAAGTCGCTCGACACCGACGACCCGATCCTCGAGGAGTGCATCCTCGCCTACCTGATGAACGGAGAGCCCCTCCCCATGCTCAACGGCTTCCCGCTCCGCTTGGTCGTGCCCGGCCGCTTCTCGACCTGCTGGGTCAAGCATCTGAGCTCGATCGAAGCCCTTTCCGAACCCGATCGGAGCCACTGGATGGTGGACGCCTATCGGCTTCCCGACAATCCGCTCCATACCACGACCCCGGCCGAGGTCGCCGCCGGAAAGCTCCTCACCATCGCGGCCACCAGCACGCCGATGCCCGTCCGCTCGTTTTTCGTCCGGCCGGACGGCTCGTCCAAGCTGGTGGCTCGCCTCCCGATCGAGATAAAGGGGATTGCGTTCAGCGGCTGCGGCGGCATCCGGTCGGTCGAGGTCTCGACCGACCGCGGGCGGAGCTGGCGGACCGCCCGTCTCGATTCGGAGCTGGGCCCCTACTCCTTTCGCGGCTGGCGCCTTTCCTGGACCCCGCCGCGGCCGGGGGTCTACGAGCTCCGATGCCGGGCGACCGATAACCAAGGGCAGACGCAGCCGGCGGAGCCGATCTGGAATCCCGGGGGATACGCATGGAATGCGATCGAGACACAAACCGTTTACGTGGGGGAGGCCGCATGA
- a CDS encoding acetolactate synthase yields MGLQTAREGEREKITQFSVYVENKAGRLLDLVRILTGGGVDIVGFTILDSIDAAVIRLVVDDPTNARSLLQEHTIAFNESTLVAVELPQSAEDLRKLLATLLQAEINIYFSYPLMTRPYGKAVLALRVEDDELATSVLIRNQFRVLSQKDISR; encoded by the coding sequence GTGGGATTGCAAACGGCTCGGGAAGGAGAGAGGGAGAAAATCACCCAATTCTCTGTCTATGTCGAAAACAAGGCGGGTCGGTTGCTCGATCTGGTGCGCATCCTGACCGGCGGCGGAGTCGACATCGTCGGCTTCACGATCCTCGATTCGATCGACGCCGCGGTGATCCGGCTGGTCGTCGACGATCCCACCAATGCCCGCTCGCTTCTGCAGGAGCATACTATCGCCTTCAACGAGTCGACCCTGGTCGCCGTCGAGCTTCCCCAAAGCGCGGAAGACTTGCGGAAGCTGCTGGCGACCCTCCTGCAGGCGGAGATCAACATCTACTTCAGCTATCCGCTGATGACGCGCCCCTACGGGAAGGCGGTTCTGGCGCTACGGGTGGAAGACGACGAGCTGGCCACCTCGGTTCTGATCCGCAATCAGTTCCGGGTGCTTTCGCAAAAGGACATCAGCCGCTGA
- the ahcY gene encoding adenosylhomocysteinase: MTTTVETKEKQLSRAGDFRVKDIGLADFGRKEIEVAETEMPGLMALRKEFGPAQPLRGARIAGCLHMTVETAVLVETLIALGAEVRWSSCNIFSTQDHAAAALAARGIPVFAWKGETEEEYYWCIEQTLRWPDGSQLNMILDDGGDLTELVHEKHPELLPGIYGISEETTTGVHRLARRAAKGTLGTAAFNVNDSCTKSKFDNLYGCRESFLDGIKRATDVMIAGKTVVVCGFGDVGKGCARSARGMGARVVVTEIDPINALQAAMEGYEVTVLEDIVSTGDIFVTATGCIHVIRREHMDRMKSGAIVCNIGHFDSEIDVATLYGDPTLRRVEIKPQVDLFVWPNGKRLFVLAEGRLVNLGCATGHPSFVMSASFTNQVLAQMELWRERESGRYARGRLYVLPKNLDERVARLHLEHLGIKLTRLTEEQAEYLGVPVDGPYKPDFYRY; encoded by the coding sequence ATGACGACAACCGTGGAAACGAAGGAAAAGCAGCTCTCCCGCGCCGGGGATTTCCGAGTCAAGGACATCGGATTGGCCGACTTCGGCCGGAAGGAAATCGAGGTGGCCGAAACGGAGATGCCGGGGCTGATGGCTCTTCGCAAGGAGTTCGGCCCGGCCCAGCCCCTGCGCGGCGCGCGCATCGCCGGCTGCCTCCACATGACGGTGGAGACTGCGGTGCTCGTGGAAACCTTGATCGCTCTCGGCGCGGAGGTGCGTTGGAGCTCCTGCAACATCTTCTCGACGCAGGATCACGCGGCGGCCGCGCTCGCGGCCCGAGGGATCCCCGTGTTCGCCTGGAAAGGCGAGACCGAGGAAGAATACTACTGGTGCATCGAGCAGACGCTGCGCTGGCCGGACGGCTCGCAGCTCAACATGATTCTCGATGACGGAGGGGATCTGACCGAGCTGGTGCACGAGAAGCATCCCGAGCTGCTGCCGGGCATCTATGGCATCTCCGAGGAGACCACGACCGGAGTCCACCGCTTGGCCCGGCGCGCGGCCAAGGGGACCCTGGGTACTGCGGCGTTCAACGTGAACGACTCTTGCACCAAGAGCAAGTTCGACAATCTCTACGGCTGCCGGGAGTCGTTCCTCGACGGGATCAAGAGGGCGACCGACGTGATGATCGCGGGGAAGACGGTCGTCGTCTGCGGGTTCGGCGACGTCGGCAAGGGGTGCGCCCGGTCCGCCCGGGGGATGGGGGCGCGGGTCGTCGTCACCGAGATCGACCCGATCAACGCCTTGCAGGCGGCGATGGAAGGATACGAGGTGACCGTGCTCGAGGACATCGTGTCGACCGGGGACATCTTCGTCACCGCGACCGGCTGCATCCACGTGATCCGGCGGGAGCACATGGACCGGATGAAAAGCGGAGCGATCGTCTGCAACATCGGCCACTTCGACAGCGAAATCGACGTGGCTACCCTCTACGGCGATCCGACCCTCCGGCGGGTCGAGATCAAGCCGCAAGTGGATCTCTTCGTCTGGCCGAACGGCAAGCGGCTTTTCGTCCTGGCCGAAGGGCGGCTCGTGAACCTCGGCTGCGCCACGGGCCATCCGAGCTTCGTGATGAGCGCGAGCTTTACTAATCAGGTGCTGGCCCAGATGGAGCTCTGGAGGGAACGGGAGAGCGGGCGCTATGCGCGGGGCCGCCTCTACGTGCTTCCCAAGAACCTCGACGAGCGCGTTGCGCGGCTCCACCTCGAGCACTTGGGGATCAAGCTCACCCGCTTGACCGAAGAGCAGGCCGAATATCTGGGCGTCCCCGTCGACGGGCCGTACAAGCCGGATTTCTACCGGTACTAA
- a CDS encoding RsmD family RNA methyltransferase yields MALRVISGTAGGLRLEIPRGVEIRPALDRVKGAIFSSLGDRVVGKRVLDLYAGTGSLGIESLSRGAAEATFVDLAGACCRAIRNNLAKTGFSGRVVEADALRFLSRDPGRYDLVFASPPYEKREIRIDDHPLLTLLPPRMAPHGLFVWEFFRRNRLEQLGAWSERWRRRAGETLVVMLEWKG; encoded by the coding sequence ATGGCCCTTCGGGTGATTTCCGGCACAGCCGGCGGACTCCGCCTGGAAATTCCGCGCGGTGTGGAGATCCGACCGGCGCTCGACCGGGTCAAGGGGGCGATCTTCTCCTCGCTCGGGGATCGGGTCGTCGGCAAGCGGGTCCTCGACCTCTACGCCGGCACGGGCTCGCTCGGCATCGAATCCTTAAGCCGGGGGGCTGCCGAAGCGACATTTGTCGATCTGGCGGGCGCCTGCTGCCGGGCGATCCGGAACAATCTGGCCAAGACGGGATTCTCCGGAAGAGTGGTCGAAGCCGACGCCCTCCGTTTTCTTTCGCGGGATCCGGGTCGGTACGACCTCGTCTTCGCCTCCCCCCCGTACGAGAAGCGGGAGATCCGGATCGACGACCATCCGTTGCTCACTTTGCTGCCGCCGCGGATGGCTCCTCACGGGCTTTTCGTCTGGGAGTTTTTCCGCCGCAACCGGCTCGAGCAGCTCGGCGCCTGGAGCGAGCGGTGGCGGCGAAGGGCCGGAGAAACCCTCGTCGTTATGCTGGAGTGGAAAGGCTGA
- a CDS encoding metalloregulator ArsR/SmtB family transcription factor produces the protein MHDKSYPAPAGRGDRLRRLWSLLGDLTRLRILALLQKQELSVAELCEILQASQPAVSGHLALLRAEGLVRVRKQGRKAFYSLPAERREDEARLSATALLLLEESEEAGRDPERLRKVIERRKRQTRAHFNRMAGRLGGAGGCPGRGWAAVGPLLARLLPPAVIADLGCGEGWLSQLLAERAKRVIAVDISPRMVAFATREAKKRSFTNLEFRLGDLQDPPIPPSSVDVAVLSQALHHAPSPDQAVAAAFRILRPGGILAVLDLCEHSFEDARTLYGDYWLGFAESDLEKWLLAAGFTEIRIQPLEPDADPPHLRALLASATKPSLLPAEAGGRPPQQVGENSRGISG, from the coding sequence ATGCATGACAAATCCTATCCTGCGCCCGCCGGTCGCGGCGACCGTCTTCGCCGCCTCTGGTCGCTGCTCGGGGATCTCACCCGACTGCGCATCCTGGCCCTCTTGCAGAAGCAGGAACTTTCGGTGGCCGAGCTGTGCGAAATCCTCCAGGCGAGCCAGCCGGCCGTCTCCGGCCATCTCGCGCTGCTGCGCGCCGAAGGCCTGGTCCGGGTCCGCAAGCAAGGCCGAAAGGCTTTCTATTCCCTCCCGGCCGAACGGAGAGAGGATGAAGCCCGCCTCTCCGCGACCGCCCTCCTGCTGCTGGAGGAGTCGGAGGAGGCCGGCCGCGATCCCGAGCGGCTGCGCAAGGTGATCGAAAGGCGCAAGCGGCAAACCCGCGCCCATTTCAACCGGATGGCGGGACGCTTGGGCGGAGCCGGCGGCTGCCCCGGCCGAGGATGGGCGGCCGTGGGCCCCCTCCTCGCCCGCCTCCTTCCTCCTGCAGTAATCGCCGATCTCGGCTGCGGGGAAGGATGGCTTTCGCAGCTGCTCGCCGAGCGGGCGAAACGGGTGATCGCGGTCGACATTTCCCCGCGGATGGTGGCTTTCGCTACCCGGGAAGCCAAGAAGAGGAGCTTTACGAACCTCGAGTTCCGCCTCGGGGATCTCCAAGACCCTCCCATCCCGCCCTCGAGTGTCGATGTCGCCGTCCTCAGCCAGGCGCTCCATCATGCCCCGAGCCCCGATCAAGCCGTGGCGGCGGCGTTCCGCATTTTGCGGCCGGGGGGCATCCTCGCCGTTCTCGACCTCTGCGAGCACTCCTTCGAAGATGCCCGCACGCTCTACGGCGACTACTGGCTCGGCTTCGCGGAGAGCGACTTGGAAAAGTGGTTGCTCGCCGCTGGGTTTACCGAAATCCGCATCCAGCCCCTCGAGCCCGACGCCGACCCTCCGCACCTCCGCGCCCTCTTGGCGAGCGCGACGAAGCCGAGCCTCCTCCCTGCGGAGGCCGGCGGTCGGCCACCGCAGCAGGTCGGCGAAAACAGCCGAGGCATCAGCGGCTGA
- the metK gene encoding methionine adenosyltransferase, translated as MTFRKHVFASESVTEGHPDKVCDAVSDSVLDACLEQDPDSRVACETLVKSNLLVLAGEVTTRAKLDYVRIARERVREIGYDEPAEIFHADKLQIVYALTQQSPDIAQGVDGTHTATPGIQGAGDQGMMFGFACRETPELMPAPIIFAHRLCRRLSELRHRGVVPWLRPDGKAQVSLLYEGYRPIRVETVVVSTQHAREVGQDTIRDVILSEVIAKAIPPDLLDRSTRYFINPTGRFVIGGPEADSGLTGRKIIVDTYGGMGRHGGGAFSGKDPSKVDRSAAYMARYIAKNVVASGAADRAEVQLAYAIGHPDPVSIAVDTFGTGKVDEQKIVDAVRETFRLKPAEIIEELALLRPIYRRTTNYGHFGRVDELDTFTWERTDRAVILQKRLNL; from the coding sequence GTGACTTTTCGAAAACACGTATTCGCTTCGGAATCGGTGACCGAAGGGCATCCCGACAAGGTCTGCGATGCCGTTTCGGATTCCGTCCTGGATGCCTGCCTGGAGCAAGACCCGGACAGCCGGGTCGCCTGCGAGACGCTTGTCAAGAGCAATCTCCTGGTTCTGGCCGGGGAGGTCACTACGCGGGCGAAGCTCGACTATGTCCGGATCGCCCGGGAGCGGGTCCGGGAGATCGGCTATGACGAGCCGGCCGAGATCTTCCACGCCGACAAGCTCCAGATCGTCTACGCGCTCACGCAACAGAGCCCGGACATCGCCCAGGGGGTGGACGGCACCCACACCGCGACTCCCGGCATACAGGGGGCGGGCGATCAGGGAATGATGTTCGGCTTTGCCTGCCGCGAGACGCCCGAGCTGATGCCCGCTCCCATTATCTTCGCCCACCGCCTCTGCCGCCGGCTCTCCGAGCTTCGCCATCGGGGGGTGGTGCCCTGGCTCCGCCCCGACGGGAAGGCCCAGGTTTCCCTCCTCTACGAAGGCTATCGGCCGATCCGTGTCGAGACGGTAGTCGTCTCGACCCAACATGCCCGGGAGGTCGGACAGGACACGATTCGCGATGTCATCCTCTCCGAGGTGATCGCCAAGGCGATCCCGCCCGATCTCCTGGATCGATCGACCCGCTATTTCATTAATCCGACCGGGAGGTTCGTGATCGGCGGGCCGGAGGCCGACAGCGGCTTGACGGGAAGGAAGATCATTGTCGACACCTACGGCGGGATGGGTCGCCACGGCGGCGGGGCCTTCAGCGGGAAGGACCCCTCCAAAGTCGACCGGAGCGCGGCCTACATGGCGCGATACATCGCCAAGAACGTGGTGGCGTCGGGAGCGGCCGATCGCGCCGAGGTGCAGCTAGCTTACGCTATCGGCCATCCGGATCCGGTTTCGATCGCCGTCGATACGTTCGGGACCGGGAAGGTGGACGAGCAGAAGATCGTCGACGCGGTCCGGGAGACGTTTCGGCTCAAGCCGGCGGAAATCATCGAGGAGCTCGCCTTACTGCGGCCGATCTACCGGCGGACGACCAACTACGGCCACTTCGGGCGCGTGGACGAGCTGGATACGTTCACCTGGGAGCGGACTGATCGTGCCGTGATCCTCCAAAAGCGGCTCAACCTCTAG